From a single Desulfonatronovibrio hydrogenovorans DSM 9292 genomic region:
- a CDS encoding KamA family radical SAM protein, giving the protein MNRPKYINEISKVGQIPEKELEDLAPVMQKFEFRSNDYYLSLINWDDPNDPIKRIIIPCQEELDQWGKLDPSNEKKYSKMPGLQHKYLSTAVFLASDTCGGYCRYCFRKRLFIYPEQREVLTDYQAALDYVRSHPEINNVLITGGDGLMLSTARLEELISSLRTIKHVKIIRIGTKLLSYDPYRVINDPGLIKLVEEYSLPHKRIYFMLHFSHPREITQVSLEACNRLIKAGGILCNQTPMLRGVNDDPQVMGELFNQLSYMGIAPYYIFLCRPTVGNLTYAVPVEEAFHVFQTARGMCSGLGKRAKLAMSHAEGKIEVVAMTDENIIFRIHRAADPDDSGKVFICRRNPSAYWFDDYREILETIHHQDLGY; this is encoded by the coding sequence ATGAACCGTCCCAAGTACATAAATGAGATCTCCAAGGTCGGACAAATACCTGAAAAAGAACTGGAGGACCTTGCTCCGGTCATGCAGAAATTCGAGTTCAGGTCCAATGATTATTACCTGTCCCTGATCAATTGGGATGATCCCAATGACCCCATTAAAAGAATCATTATCCCCTGCCAGGAGGAGCTCGATCAGTGGGGAAAACTGGACCCGTCCAATGAGAAAAAATATTCCAAAATGCCCGGACTTCAGCATAAATATCTGAGCACAGCCGTATTTCTGGCCAGTGACACCTGCGGGGGCTACTGCAGGTACTGCTTCCGCAAAAGGCTTTTCATTTACCCTGAACAAAGAGAAGTCCTGACTGATTACCAGGCAGCCCTAGACTATGTCCGCTCCCACCCCGAAATCAACAACGTCCTCATAACCGGGGGTGACGGACTCATGCTGTCCACAGCCAGACTGGAAGAGCTGATAAGCAGTCTGCGCACCATTAAGCATGTCAAAATCATCAGAATAGGAACCAAGCTTTTATCCTATGATCCCTACCGGGTCATCAATGATCCCGGACTGATAAAACTGGTGGAGGAATACAGTCTGCCCCACAAAAGAATCTATTTCATGCTCCATTTTTCTCATCCCAGGGAAATCACCCAGGTCAGTCTGGAAGCCTGCAACCGGCTGATCAAGGCCGGCGGTATTCTCTGCAACCAGACCCCCATGCTCCGGGGGGTAAACGACGATCCCCAGGTAATGGGAGAACTCTTCAACCAGCTTTCGTACATGGGAATTGCACCTTATTACATCTTTTTATGCAGACCTACAGTGGGCAACCTAACCTACGCCGTCCCAGTGGAAGAAGCCTTTCATGTCTTTCAAACGGCCAGAGGAATGTGCTCAGGGCTTGGAAAAAGAGCCAAACTGGCCATGTCCCATGCCGAGGGCAAGATTGAAGTAGTGGCCATGACTGATGAAAACATAATTTTTCGAATCCACCGGGCCGCTGATCCCGATGACAGCGGAAAAGTTTTTATCTGCAGACGGAATCCCAGTGCCTACTGGTTTGACGACTACAGAGAAATCCTGGAAACCATCCATCATCAGGACCTGGGGTATTGA
- a CDS encoding DsbA family protein has translation MKKILFFAFCIILGLGSKLNAGLQEDVLITNVLDRFQGIIVERGGDPEAISVKNMTLERKIRFELVVSGQVLPLYAVRMALFEPETGRKQLVDLIVDETGTVQLDGSFVDLGTGESLHQDALDELDRIEGDPGVGDLLFKGSGTAQVLFLSDPFCPYCRHAYTHLLDQKDWIDEFRIAHFPIDPDSGSMALTLLMMEYKDEDLYQDVVDFAYMMDRDQIIGNPDLDVISLFNQQFNVFTDSPEEVLFLLQTRHQDELARQMKIMRDMGLTGTPVVIINGMRINGFNRDRMERLLKQN, from the coding sequence ATGAAAAAGATTTTATTTTTTGCTTTTTGCATAATCCTTGGACTTGGCTCCAAGCTTAATGCCGGGCTGCAGGAAGACGTGCTGATTACCAATGTGCTTGACAGATTTCAGGGAATCATTGTTGAGAGAGGAGGAGATCCTGAGGCCATTAGTGTGAAAAATATGACTCTGGAACGCAAGATCCGGTTCGAGCTAGTGGTCAGTGGTCAGGTCCTGCCCCTATATGCAGTGAGAATGGCCTTGTTTGAGCCGGAAACCGGCCGAAAGCAGCTTGTGGACCTGATTGTTGATGAGACCGGAACTGTTCAGCTGGATGGATCTTTTGTTGATCTGGGAACTGGAGAGTCTTTGCATCAGGACGCATTGGATGAACTGGACAGAATCGAAGGGGACCCCGGAGTGGGAGACCTTCTTTTTAAAGGTTCTGGAACTGCCCAGGTGCTTTTTCTGAGCGATCCGTTCTGCCCCTATTGCCGGCATGCTTATACCCATCTCCTGGACCAGAAAGACTGGATTGACGAATTCAGGATTGCCCACTTTCCCATTGATCCCGACTCAGGTTCAATGGCTTTGACTTTGCTTATGATGGAATACAAAGATGAAGACCTTTATCAGGATGTGGTTGATTTCGCCTATATGATGGACAGGGACCAGATTATTGGCAACCCCGACCTGGATGTTATTTCCCTTTTTAATCAGCAATTCAATGTCTTTACCGATTCCCCTGAAGAGGTGCTGTTTCTCCTTCAGACCAGACACCAGGATGAGCTGGCCCGCCAGATGAAGATCATGAGGGATATGGGTTTGACTGGAACACCGGTGGTGATCATCAATGGGATGAGGATAAACGGGTTCAACAGAGATCGAATGGAGAGACTGCTGAAGCAGAATTGA
- a CDS encoding Slp family lipoprotein encodes MSQRFFYLLFLLLVCAVGCSPFSRQAMDEVQREIRFKHVLEDPGRFVGKTVILGGVIVEAIVKPGDTLIIVRQTELDFQKRPRDLDRSLGRFMIRHSGFMDPAIYGQGRELTVIGNISGQKEGLVGERTYVYPLIQVQHLRLWDMRKAVTSCYDSCGPGPFCQDRHFHPWSPHPWSPYCW; translated from the coding sequence ATGAGCCAGCGATTTTTTTATCTTCTTTTTTTGTTGCTGGTCTGTGCTGTTGGATGCTCACCCTTTTCCCGGCAGGCCATGGATGAGGTGCAAAGAGAGATCAGGTTCAAGCATGTGCTGGAAGACCCGGGACGATTTGTGGGAAAAACTGTTATCCTGGGCGGGGTGATTGTTGAGGCTATTGTCAAACCAGGGGACACCCTGATCATTGTCAGGCAGACAGAGCTTGACTTTCAGAAGAGGCCAAGAGATCTGGATAGATCTCTTGGCCGGTTCATGATAAGGCATTCGGGTTTCATGGACCCGGCAATTTATGGCCAAGGGCGTGAGTTAACAGTTATTGGAAACATATCCGGTCAAAAAGAGGGCTTGGTTGGGGAGCGGACTTATGTGTATCCGCTTATCCAGGTGCAGCATCTTCGCCTGTGGGATATGAGGAAAGCCGTTACGTCCTGTTACGATTCCTGCGGCCCTGGTCCCTTTTGCCAGGACCGGCATTTCCATCCCTGGAGTCCCCATCCCTGGAGTCCATACTGCTGGTAG
- a CDS encoding Slp family lipoprotein → MIRMMLVLMGLFLLLPSCAPVISGPVMKTVDQSVSFADLRQNISVMKGKTLVLGGRILNTVPLERETWVEILEHPLDIRQRPLTGDESGGRFLVFFPGFLDPSVYAPGRLVTVAGQVEGKEVRPLGEMEYVYPVIMAVEHHLWQISSLSRSPRLGIGVGGGSGGVGAGVGVGF, encoded by the coding sequence ATGATCAGGATGATGCTTGTCTTGATGGGCCTTTTTTTGCTGCTGCCTTCCTGTGCCCCGGTCATATCCGGGCCGGTTATGAAAACTGTTGATCAAAGTGTATCCTTTGCTGACCTCCGGCAGAATATCAGCGTCATGAAGGGCAAGACTCTGGTTTTAGGGGGAAGGATCCTCAATACAGTCCCCTTGGAGAGGGAGACCTGGGTGGAGATCCTGGAGCATCCCCTGGATATCCGACAAAGGCCGTTGACCGGGGATGAGTCAGGTGGTCGCTTTCTGGTCTTTTTCCCCGGATTCCTGGATCCATCGGTCTACGCTCCGGGCAGACTGGTGACTGTGGCCGGACAGGTGGAAGGGAAAGAAGTCCGGCCCCTGGGTGAAATGGAATATGTTTATCCAGTGATTATGGCGGTGGAACACCACCTGTGGCAGATCAGCAGCTTGTCCAGAAGTCCCCGGCTGGGGATTGGAGTTGGCGGTGGAAGCGGTGGTGTGGGTGCAGGTGTTGGGGTGGGATTCTAA
- the typA gene encoding translational GTPase TypA — protein MKKTERNELVRNVAIIAHVDHGKTTLVDAMFKQSGVFRQGLEVEERVMDSMDLERERGITIAAKNCAVMWNGVKINIIDTPGHADFGGEVERSLSMADGAVLLVDASEGPLPQTRFVLKKTMEAGLKIIVLINKIDRKDARVAEVLDEIYDLFIDLDATEDQLDFPVIYAIAVQGIAKGSLEERGENLDILFNSILEMVPAPAYDPDKPFQMLVSDLGYSDYLGRLAVGKVFNGRARQSDQLVCLGQGERQDLLRVTKLQTYIGLELKETDEVLPGDIAVISGIENVHIGDTICTRDNPVPLKRITVDEPTVAMKFSINTSPLSGKEGKHVQSRKIWERLVRETLRNVAIQVEETRDRDSFLVKGRGEFQMAILIETMRREGFELSVGRPEVIYKFEGGKKLEPMEHLFVDCDETFVGVVTEKLSLRKGRMINLVNHDTGRVRLEFSIPSRGLIGYRDEFLTDTKGTGIMNSYFSGYDEFRGDFPTRFMGSLVADRAGAAVPYALSNLKARGNLFISPGEPVYEGMIIGEHNRESDLNVNASKEKKLTNIRASGKDDAIVLPPVLPMTLERALHFIRADEMVEVTPKSIRLRKAELSASKRHSSRPRE, from the coding sequence ATGAAGAAAACAGAAAGAAATGAACTGGTCCGTAATGTGGCCATAATAGCCCATGTGGACCACGGAAAGACCACCCTGGTGGACGCAATGTTTAAACAGAGCGGAGTGTTTCGTCAGGGTCTGGAAGTTGAAGAAAGGGTCATGGATTCCATGGACCTGGAGCGCGAACGCGGCATCACCATTGCAGCCAAAAATTGTGCAGTCATGTGGAATGGAGTCAAGATTAATATCATTGATACCCCTGGTCACGCCGACTTTGGCGGAGAAGTGGAACGCTCTCTTTCCATGGCCGACGGAGCAGTTCTGCTGGTGGATGCCTCGGAAGGCCCCCTGCCCCAGACCAGGTTTGTTTTGAAGAAGACCATGGAGGCCGGGCTCAAAATCATTGTGCTCATCAATAAGATCGACCGCAAGGATGCCAGGGTGGCTGAAGTGCTGGATGAGATATACGATCTGTTCATTGATCTTGATGCCACCGAGGACCAGCTGGATTTTCCGGTGATCTATGCCATTGCTGTTCAGGGAATAGCCAAGGGTTCTCTCGAGGAAAGAGGTGAAAACCTGGACATTCTTTTCAACTCCATCCTGGAGATGGTTCCTGCCCCGGCCTATGATCCGGATAAACCTTTTCAGATGCTGGTCTCGGATCTGGGTTATTCAGATTATCTGGGAAGGCTGGCTGTGGGCAAAGTTTTCAATGGCCGGGCCAGGCAAAGCGACCAGCTTGTCTGCCTGGGGCAGGGGGAGAGACAGGATCTGCTGCGGGTAACCAAGCTGCAGACCTACATCGGCCTGGAGCTGAAGGAAACCGATGAAGTCCTGCCTGGTGACATTGCAGTTATTTCAGGTATCGAGAACGTACATATTGGTGATACCATCTGCACCAGAGACAATCCTGTGCCTTTGAAAAGAATCACAGTTGACGAGCCCACAGTGGCCATGAAGTTTTCCATCAATACTTCTCCCCTGTCTGGAAAAGAGGGAAAGCATGTCCAGTCCAGGAAAATTTGGGAAAGGCTGGTCAGGGAGACGTTGAGAAACGTGGCTATCCAGGTTGAGGAAACCAGAGACAGGGACAGCTTTCTGGTCAAGGGGCGGGGTGAGTTTCAGATGGCCATTCTCATTGAGACCATGCGCAGGGAGGGGTTTGAACTCAGTGTGGGCCGGCCGGAAGTGATCTACAAGTTTGAGGGTGGAAAAAAGCTGGAACCCATGGAACATTTGTTCGTGGATTGCGACGAAACCTTTGTGGGGGTGGTTACGGAAAAATTGTCCCTGCGCAAGGGACGCATGATCAATCTTGTCAACCACGATACCGGCCGGGTCAGGCTGGAGTTCAGTATCCCATCCCGCGGCCTTATCGGCTACAGGGATGAATTTCTGACAGATACCAAGGGAACAGGGATCATGAATTCCTATTTCAGCGGATATGATGAATTCAGAGGAGATTTCCCTACCCGGTTCATGGGATCCCTGGTGGCTGATCGGGCAGGAGCGGCTGTACCTTATGCTCTCTCCAATCTCAAGGCCAGGGGAAACCTGTTTATCTCCCCGGGTGAACCGGTTTATGAGGGAATGATCATAGGAGAGCACAACCGGGAGAGTGATCTGAATGTTAATGCCTCCAAGGAAAAAAAGCTTACCAACATCAGGGCCTCCGGCAAGGATGATGCCATTGTGCTGCCCCCGGTTCTGCCCATGACCCTGGAGAGGGCCCTCCACTTTATCCGGGCGGATGAAATGGTGGAGGTTACTCCCAAGTCCATCCGCCTCCGGAAGGCTGAGCTTTCCGCTTCCAAGAGACACAGTTCAAGGCCCAGGGAATAA